Proteins from one Fragaria vesca subsp. vesca linkage group LG6, FraVesHawaii_1.0, whole genome shotgun sequence genomic window:
- the LOC101296679 gene encoding LOB domain-containing protein 6-like: MASSSSNSPCAACKFLRRKCQPECVFAPYFPPDQPQKFANVHKVFGASNVTKLLNELHPHQREDAVNSLAYEADMRLRDPVYGCVGVISLLQHQLRQLQMDLTCAKSELSKYQNLQGITSHGLIAAAAAAAAATATTHHRGRGSAEQYNSISHHQFFPRDQQQQQMIRTFDQAAVGNINYDASNLLAMNVSAGIPFQQPRAAAGDDRRTIDPS, translated from the exons ATGGCGTCGTCGTCGTCAAATTCGCCTTGCGCAGCATGTAAGTTCCTGCGTCGCAAGTGCCAGCCAGAGTGCGTATTTGCTCCGTACTTCCCACCGGACCAGCCCCAGAAGTTTGCAAATGTTCACAAAGTTTTTGGGGCGAGCAACGTGACCAAGCTGCTGAACGAGTTGCACCCCCATCAGCGTGAGGACGCCGTCAACTCTCTTGCCTACGAGGCTGACATGCGCCTCCGCGATCCCGTCTACGGTTGCGTTGGAGTCATCTCTCTCCTCCAACACCAACTCCGCCAGCTTCAGATGGATCTAACCTGCGCCAAATCTGAGCTCTCCAAATACCAAAACCTCCAGGGAATCACTAGCCACGGACTCATAGCCGCCGCTGCCGCCGCTGCCGCAGCCACTGCCACCACCCACCATA GAGGCCGCGGATCAGCAGAGCAATATAATAGTATATCACACCACCAGTTCTTCCCCAGAGATCAGCAGCAACAACAGATGATCAGGACATTTGACCAGGCGGCTGTGGGAAACATTAACTATGATGCAAGCAACCTTTTGGCCATGAACGTTTCAGCCGGAATTCCGTTTCAGCAACCTAGGGCTGCTGCTGGGGATGACCGCCGGACCATTGATCCCTCTTAG